In Heterodontus francisci isolate sHetFra1 chromosome 30, sHetFra1.hap1, whole genome shotgun sequence, a genomic segment contains:
- the LOC137346711 gene encoding serine-rich adhesin for platelets-like isoform X1, whose protein sequence is MATNPEDEETSKAVLDTDVDQGIITSENNSQTTATYNEKDPTQATTEGKVNEDGSEKMHRASKRSASLASGTPASVADEDSRKPSYGASQRSVSLASGAPLGVTDEDSKKPSYGTSRRSVSPASGTPSGVTDEDSKKPNYGASQRSVSLASGTPLGVTDEDSRKPSYGASQRSFSLASGTPLGVTDEDSRKPSYGASQRSVSLASGTPLGVTVKDSRKPSYGASQRSVSLASGTPLGVSDEDSRKPSYGASQRSFSLASGTPLGVTDEDSRKPSYGASQRSVSLASGTPLGVTDEDSRKPSYGASKRSVSLASGTPLGVSDEDGKEPSYGASQRSVSLASGTPLGVTDEDGKEPSYGASQRSVSLAIGTPLGVTDEDGKEPSYGASQRNASLAIGAVAGVADEGSRKPSYGASRRSVSLASGTVAGVADEGSRKPSYGASRRSVSLASGTVLGVADEGGRKQIDGASQSKISIRTEVIDVSDEDGSRTFHQLSKGSASLATGKITTEDHHTIFHQATKRSFSLETETVLGVTDEDGSNHFHQLVKRRVSIAETVTDQYGSKAPTEKKIFEDVLDETDTEPFGSVMYDPSVPKGRLQSKRASFQTAVIEGFSLDDTKEDDDSEGDKLLWKRMFERKVAKRVLKLQDQKSIFLKKRRPEKAILEKKVPMDLLTKEWFNENKVTVQTRIYLLEKLLPTLILGLEKLLMEVEKKSLTVLEAPHPYFNPINFLAQYLIRNNPQYCSFPEEDPYILGLKHVVKQLKTHVDIKDNRLSTLKAETKLRQKERERQEKIRVDKQEKRRENLRLQFRDWLLSTNGNVMLSLAQSVLVSFSEAFADYLFETFEGTITDDKEETYLYSTFHNLRMSQSISQLMKYF, encoded by the exons ATGGCTACCAATCCTGAAGATGAAGAAACTTCTAAAGCTGTGTTAGATACAGATGTAGATCAAGGGATCATCACAAGTGAAAACAATTCTCAGACTACAGCAACGTATAATGAGAAAGATCCCACTCAAGCTACTACTGAAGGTAAAGTAAATGAAGATGGCAGTGAAAAAATGCACAGAGCTTCAAAGCGAAGTGCTTCTCTTGCAAGTGGAACACCTGCGAGTGTAGCAGATGAAGATAGCAGGAAACCAAGTTATGGAGCTTCTCAGAGAAGTGTTTCTCTTGCAAGTGGAGCACCTTTGGGTGTAACAGATGAAGATAGCAAGAAACCAAGTTATGGAACTTCTCGGAGAAGTGTTTCTCCTGCAAGTGGAACACCTTCGGGTGTAACAGATGAAGATAGCAAGAAACCAAATTATGGAGCTTCTCAGAGAAGTGTTTCTCTCGCAAGTGGAACACCTTTGGGTGTAACAGATGAAGATAGCAGGAAACCAAGTTATGGAGCTTCTCAGAGAAGTTTTTCTCTCGCAAGTGGAACACCTTTGGGTGTAACAGATGAAGATAGCAGGAAACCAAGTTATGGAGCTTCTCAGAGAAGTGTTTCTCTCGCAAGTGGAACACCTTTGGGTGTAACAGTTAAAGATAGCAGGAAACCAAGTTATGGAGCTTCACAGAGAAGTGTTTCTCTCGCAAGTGGAACACCTTTGGGTGTATCAGATGAAGATAGCAGGAAACCAAGTTATGGAGCTTCACAGAGAAGTTTTTCTCTCGCAAGTGGAACACCTTTGGGTGTAACAGATGAAGATAGCAGGAAACCAAGTTATGGAGCTTCTCAGAGAAGTGTTTCTCTCGCAAGTGGAACACCTTTGGGTGTAACAGATGAAGATAGCAGGAAACCAAGTTATGGAGCTTCTAAGAGAAGTGTTTCTCTCGCAAGTGGAACACCTTTGGGTGTATCAGATGAAGATGGCAAGGAGCCGAGTTATGGAGCTTCTCAGAGAAGTGTTTCTCTCGCAAGTGGAACACCTTTGGGTGTAACAGATGAAGATGGCAAGGAACCGAGTTATGGAGCTTCACAGAGAAGTGTTTCTCTTGCAATTGGAACACCTTTGGGTGTAACAGATGAAGATGGCAAGGAACCGAGTTATGGAGCTTCACAGAGAAATGCTTCTCTTGCAATTGGAGCAGTTGCGGGTGTAGCAGATGAAGGTAGCAGGAAACCCAGTTATGGAGCTTCACGGAGAAGTGTTTCTCTTGCAAGTGGAACAGTTGCGGGTGTAGCAGATGAAGGTAGCAGGAAACCCAGTTATGGAGCTTCACGGAGAAGTGTTTCTCTTGCAAGTGGAACAGTTCTGGGTGTAGCAGATGAAGGTGGCAGGAAACAAATTGATGGAGCTTCACAGAGCAAAATCTCTATTAGAACTGAAGTAATTGATGTATCAGATGAGGATGGCAGTCGCACTTTTCATCAATTGTCAAAAGGAAGTGCTTCTCTTGCAACTGGAAAAATAACAACTGAAGATCACCACACAATTTTTCATCAAGCTACAAAGAGAAGTTTTTCACTTGAAACTGAAACAGTTTTGGGTGTAACAGATGAAGATGGCAGTAACCATTTTCATCAACTTGTAAAGAGAAGGGTCTCAATTGCAGAAACTGTAACAGATCAATATGGCAGTAAGGCTCCTACTGAAAAGAAAATCTTTGAGGATGTGCTGGATGAAACTGACACAGAACCTTTTGGTTCTGTAATGTATGATCCATCTGTGCCTAAAGGTAGATTGCAAAGTAAAAGAGCTTCTTTTCAGACTGCAGTAATTGAAGGTTTTTCACTAGATGATACAAAGGAAGATGATGACAGCGAAGGAGACAAATTACTTTGGAAGAGAATGTTTGAACGAAAAGTAGCAAAGCGTGTGCTAAAATTACAGGACCAGAAGTCAATCTTTCTCAAAAAGCGCAGACCTGAAAAAGCTATTTTAGAAAAGAAGGTCCCAATGGATTTGTTGACAAAGGAATGGTTTAATGAAAATAAAGTGACAGTGCAGACCCGTATATACCTACTGGAAAAGTTGTTGCCTACCCTGATTCTGGGACTAGAGAAGCTGCTAATGGAAGTTGAAAAAAAAAGTTTGACTGTGTTGGAGGCACCACATCCttactttaaccccattaatttcctggCACAATATCTGATAAGGAATAATCCACAGTACTGCAGCTTCCCAGAAGAAGATCCATATATACTTGGCTTGAAGCATGTGGTGAAACAGCTGAAAACTCATGTTGACATCAAAGATAACAG ACTTTCCACTCTTAAAGCAGAAacaaagctgaggcaaaaggagagggagcgacaggagaaAATTCGTGTGGACAagcaagagaagagaagagaaaacCTTCGGTTGCAGTTCAGAGATTGGCTGCTGAGCACCAATGGAAACGTGATGCTTAGCTTG
- the LOC137346711 gene encoding serine-rich adhesin for platelets-like isoform X2: MATNPEDEETSKAVLDTDVDQGIITSENNSQTTATYNEKDPTQATTEGKVNEDGSEKMHRASKRSASLASGTPASVADEDSRKPSYGASQRSVSLASGAPLGVTDEDSKKPSYGTSRRSVSPASGTPSGVTDEDSKKPNYGASQRSVSLASGTPLGVTDEDSRKPSYGASQRSFSLASGTPLGVTDEDSRKPSYGASQRSVSLASGTPLGVTVKDSRKPSYGASQRSVSLASGTPLGVSDEDSRKPSYGASQRSFSLASGTPLGVTDEDSRKPSYGASQRSVSLASGTPLGVTDEDSRKPSYGASKRSVSLASGTPLGVSDEDGKEPSYGASQRSVSLASGTPLGVTDEDGKEPSYGASQRSVSLAIGTPLGVTDEDGKEPSYGASQRNASLAIGAVAGVADEGSRKPSYGASRRSVSLASGTVAGVADEGSRKPSYGASRRSVSLASGTVLGVADEGGRKQIDGASQSKISIRTEVIDVSDEDGSRTFHQLSKGSASLATGKITTEDHHTIFHQATKRSFSLETETVLGVTDEDGSNHFHQLVKRRVSIAETVTDQYGSKAPTEKKIFEDVLDETDTEPFGSVMYDPSVPKGRLQSKRASFQTAVIEGFSLDDTKEDDDSEGDKLLWKRMFERKVAKRVLKLQDQKSIFLKKRRPEKAILEKKVPMDLLTKEWFNENKVTVQTRIYLLEKLLPTLILGLEKLLMEVEKKSLTVLEAPHPYFNPINFLAQYLIRNNPQYCSFPEEDPYILGLKHVVKQLKTHVDIKDNRLSTLKAETKLRQKERERQEKIRVDKQEKRRENLRLQFRDWLLSTNGNVMLSLAQSVLVSFSEAFADYLFETFEDVRYDKELDEIDTTGQTLNEEQFVEGQ, encoded by the exons ATGGCTACCAATCCTGAAGATGAAGAAACTTCTAAAGCTGTGTTAGATACAGATGTAGATCAAGGGATCATCACAAGTGAAAACAATTCTCAGACTACAGCAACGTATAATGAGAAAGATCCCACTCAAGCTACTACTGAAGGTAAAGTAAATGAAGATGGCAGTGAAAAAATGCACAGAGCTTCAAAGCGAAGTGCTTCTCTTGCAAGTGGAACACCTGCGAGTGTAGCAGATGAAGATAGCAGGAAACCAAGTTATGGAGCTTCTCAGAGAAGTGTTTCTCTTGCAAGTGGAGCACCTTTGGGTGTAACAGATGAAGATAGCAAGAAACCAAGTTATGGAACTTCTCGGAGAAGTGTTTCTCCTGCAAGTGGAACACCTTCGGGTGTAACAGATGAAGATAGCAAGAAACCAAATTATGGAGCTTCTCAGAGAAGTGTTTCTCTCGCAAGTGGAACACCTTTGGGTGTAACAGATGAAGATAGCAGGAAACCAAGTTATGGAGCTTCTCAGAGAAGTTTTTCTCTCGCAAGTGGAACACCTTTGGGTGTAACAGATGAAGATAGCAGGAAACCAAGTTATGGAGCTTCTCAGAGAAGTGTTTCTCTCGCAAGTGGAACACCTTTGGGTGTAACAGTTAAAGATAGCAGGAAACCAAGTTATGGAGCTTCACAGAGAAGTGTTTCTCTCGCAAGTGGAACACCTTTGGGTGTATCAGATGAAGATAGCAGGAAACCAAGTTATGGAGCTTCACAGAGAAGTTTTTCTCTCGCAAGTGGAACACCTTTGGGTGTAACAGATGAAGATAGCAGGAAACCAAGTTATGGAGCTTCTCAGAGAAGTGTTTCTCTCGCAAGTGGAACACCTTTGGGTGTAACAGATGAAGATAGCAGGAAACCAAGTTATGGAGCTTCTAAGAGAAGTGTTTCTCTCGCAAGTGGAACACCTTTGGGTGTATCAGATGAAGATGGCAAGGAGCCGAGTTATGGAGCTTCTCAGAGAAGTGTTTCTCTCGCAAGTGGAACACCTTTGGGTGTAACAGATGAAGATGGCAAGGAACCGAGTTATGGAGCTTCACAGAGAAGTGTTTCTCTTGCAATTGGAACACCTTTGGGTGTAACAGATGAAGATGGCAAGGAACCGAGTTATGGAGCTTCACAGAGAAATGCTTCTCTTGCAATTGGAGCAGTTGCGGGTGTAGCAGATGAAGGTAGCAGGAAACCCAGTTATGGAGCTTCACGGAGAAGTGTTTCTCTTGCAAGTGGAACAGTTGCGGGTGTAGCAGATGAAGGTAGCAGGAAACCCAGTTATGGAGCTTCACGGAGAAGTGTTTCTCTTGCAAGTGGAACAGTTCTGGGTGTAGCAGATGAAGGTGGCAGGAAACAAATTGATGGAGCTTCACAGAGCAAAATCTCTATTAGAACTGAAGTAATTGATGTATCAGATGAGGATGGCAGTCGCACTTTTCATCAATTGTCAAAAGGAAGTGCTTCTCTTGCAACTGGAAAAATAACAACTGAAGATCACCACACAATTTTTCATCAAGCTACAAAGAGAAGTTTTTCACTTGAAACTGAAACAGTTTTGGGTGTAACAGATGAAGATGGCAGTAACCATTTTCATCAACTTGTAAAGAGAAGGGTCTCAATTGCAGAAACTGTAACAGATCAATATGGCAGTAAGGCTCCTACTGAAAAGAAAATCTTTGAGGATGTGCTGGATGAAACTGACACAGAACCTTTTGGTTCTGTAATGTATGATCCATCTGTGCCTAAAGGTAGATTGCAAAGTAAAAGAGCTTCTTTTCAGACTGCAGTAATTGAAGGTTTTTCACTAGATGATACAAAGGAAGATGATGACAGCGAAGGAGACAAATTACTTTGGAAGAGAATGTTTGAACGAAAAGTAGCAAAGCGTGTGCTAAAATTACAGGACCAGAAGTCAATCTTTCTCAAAAAGCGCAGACCTGAAAAAGCTATTTTAGAAAAGAAGGTCCCAATGGATTTGTTGACAAAGGAATGGTTTAATGAAAATAAAGTGACAGTGCAGACCCGTATATACCTACTGGAAAAGTTGTTGCCTACCCTGATTCTGGGACTAGAGAAGCTGCTAATGGAAGTTGAAAAAAAAAGTTTGACTGTGTTGGAGGCACCACATCCttactttaaccccattaatttcctggCACAATATCTGATAAGGAATAATCCACAGTACTGCAGCTTCCCAGAAGAAGATCCATATATACTTGGCTTGAAGCATGTGGTGAAACAGCTGAAAACTCATGTTGACATCAAAGATAACAG ACTTTCCACTCTTAAAGCAGAAacaaagctgaggcaaaaggagagggagcgacaggagaaAATTCGTGTGGACAagcaagagaagagaagagaaaacCTTCGGTTGCAGTTCAGAGATTGGCTGCTGAGCACCAATGGAAACGTGATGCTTAGCTTG